One region of Streptomyces leeuwenhoekii genomic DNA includes:
- a CDS encoding alpha/beta hydrolase, producing MPPHPDLAAFLAPPDPAVLPLPPAARPAEGIRLLRAVPYAVRDGSRPLELDLWLPEEPAGGPLPVLVFVHGGAWRTGLRDDAGPRLRAWRPGPFARLARAGFAVVCPDYRLSGEAVFPAPLDDLTEMLGWLRVRAAELGLAADRVVTWGESAGGHLAALLALTAGPAVSGCVVWYGAADLTAAPPRTPEAALIGAPAADAPERARAASPVARVTADAPPFLILHGTRDTVIPVTQGRALAAALRAAGAEADFRPVPGADHLWIGAAEEDVARVFAATLEFARAAVSPRTTPEAGSRVR from the coding sequence GTGCCCCCGCACCCCGACCTCGCCGCGTTCCTCGCCCCGCCCGACCCCGCGGTCCTTCCGCTGCCGCCCGCCGCCCGCCCCGCCGAGGGGATACGGCTGCTGCGGGCCGTCCCCTACGCCGTCCGCGACGGCAGCCGTCCCCTGGAGCTCGACCTGTGGCTGCCCGAGGAGCCGGCCGGCGGCCCGCTGCCCGTGCTCGTCTTCGTCCACGGCGGTGCCTGGCGCACCGGGCTGCGCGACGACGCGGGACCACGCCTGCGCGCCTGGCGCCCGGGGCCCTTCGCCCGCCTGGCCCGGGCCGGGTTCGCCGTCGTCTGCCCCGACTACCGGCTCAGCGGTGAGGCCGTCTTCCCCGCCCCGCTGGACGACCTCACCGAGATGCTGGGCTGGCTGCGCGTCCGCGCCGCCGAACTGGGCTTGGCCGCCGACCGCGTGGTCACCTGGGGCGAGTCGGCGGGCGGGCACCTCGCCGCCCTGCTCGCCCTCACCGCGGGCCCGGCGGTGAGCGGCTGCGTCGTCTGGTACGGCGCCGCCGACCTCACCGCCGCGCCGCCGCGCACCCCGGAGGCGGCGCTGATCGGGGCCCCGGCCGCCGACGCCCCCGAGCGGGCCCGGGCCGCCAGCCCCGTCGCCCGCGTCACCGCCGACGCGCCGCCCTTCCTGATCCTGCACGGCACGCGGGACACGGTCATACCCGTCACCCAGGGCCGGGCCCTGGCCGCGGCGCTCCGGGCGGCGGGCGCCGAGGCGGACTTCCGTCCCGTCCCCGGGGCCGACCACCTCTGGATCGGGGCGGCCGAGGAGGACGTGGCGCGCGTCTTCGCCGCGACCCTGGAGTTCGCGCGCGCCGCGGTGTCGCCGCGCACCACGCCGGAGGCCGGGAGCCGGGTGCGCTGA
- the iolD gene encoding 3D-(3,5/4)-trihydroxycyclohexane-1,2-dione acylhydrolase (decyclizing) codes for MSAPTRRLTTAQALVRFLSAQYTERDGVRHRQIAGVWGIFGHGNVAGIGQALVEHGEAMPYHQGRNEQAMVHAAVGHARHLDRLSAQAVTTSIGPGATNLVTGAALATINRLPVLLLPGDAFAARPCDPLLQQLEHPTEADVSVNDTLRPVSRFFDRITRPEALIPAALNAMRVLADPAETGAVTLALPQDVQTEAYDWPERFFAERVWPVRRPAPDPAELAGAVRAVRAARRPLIVAGGGVHHSRAEDALKALADATGIPVAVTQAGKGALRHDHPADLGGIGHTGTAVSDDLARTADLVIGVGTRFTDFTTASGTLFQHPEVRFLNLNITAFDAHKLAARTLVCDARAGLTALAGALAGHRVEPSYEAEYRAGKERWERVVEAAFHAADDTAVPTQTQVLGALDAVVGEEDVVINAAGSLPGDLHKLWRARSRRQYHLEYGYSCMGYEIPAALGVQQAAPGTPVWALVGDGTYLMMPTEIVTAVQENLPVKLVLVQNHGYASIGGLSEAVGAERFGTAYRHRAADGTFTGPPLPVDLAANAASLGMEVLRAKTVRELREALAAARAADRPTCVYVETDPAPTAPGAQAWWDVPVAEVSGREAAAAARARYEEQAATRRRHL; via the coding sequence ATGAGCGCTCCCACCCGCCGACTGACCACCGCCCAGGCCCTGGTGCGGTTCCTGTCCGCCCAGTACACCGAGCGGGACGGCGTACGCCACCGCCAGATCGCCGGCGTCTGGGGCATCTTCGGCCACGGCAACGTGGCCGGGATCGGGCAGGCGCTCGTCGAGCACGGCGAGGCGATGCCGTACCACCAGGGCCGCAACGAGCAGGCGATGGTGCACGCGGCCGTCGGCCACGCCCGCCACCTCGACCGCCTGTCCGCGCAGGCCGTGACGACGTCCATCGGCCCGGGCGCCACCAACCTCGTCACCGGCGCCGCCCTCGCCACCATCAACCGGCTGCCGGTCCTGCTGCTGCCCGGCGACGCCTTCGCCGCCCGCCCCTGCGATCCGCTGCTCCAGCAGCTCGAGCACCCGACCGAGGCGGACGTGTCGGTCAACGACACCCTGCGCCCGGTCTCCCGCTTCTTCGACCGGATCACCCGTCCCGAGGCCCTGATCCCCGCCGCGCTGAACGCCATGCGGGTGCTCGCCGACCCCGCGGAGACCGGCGCCGTCACCCTCGCACTCCCCCAGGACGTGCAGACCGAGGCGTACGACTGGCCGGAGCGGTTCTTCGCCGAGCGCGTCTGGCCGGTCCGGCGGCCCGCGCCCGACCCGGCGGAGCTGGCCGGGGCCGTGCGGGCGGTCCGGGCCGCGCGGCGCCCGCTGATCGTCGCGGGCGGCGGTGTCCACCACAGCCGGGCCGAGGACGCGTTGAAGGCGCTGGCCGACGCCACCGGCATCCCGGTCGCCGTCACCCAGGCCGGCAAGGGCGCGCTGCGCCACGACCACCCCGCCGACCTCGGCGGCATCGGGCACACCGGCACCGCCGTCAGCGACGACCTGGCCCGCACCGCGGACCTGGTGATCGGCGTCGGCACCCGCTTCACCGACTTCACCACCGCCTCCGGCACCCTCTTCCAGCACCCGGAGGTCCGCTTCCTCAACCTCAACATCACCGCCTTCGACGCCCACAAGCTCGCCGCGCGCACCCTGGTCTGCGACGCGCGGGCGGGGCTCACGGCGCTGGCCGGCGCGCTCGCCGGCCACCGGGTGGAGCCGTCCTACGAGGCCGAGTACCGCGCCGGCAAGGAACGCTGGGAGCGGGTGGTCGAGGCCGCCTTCCACGCCGCCGACGACACCGCCGTGCCGACGCAGACCCAGGTGCTGGGCGCGCTGGACGCGGTCGTGGGCGAGGAGGACGTGGTGATCAACGCGGCCGGTTCGCTCCCCGGCGACCTGCACAAGCTGTGGCGGGCCCGGTCCCGGCGCCAGTACCACCTGGAGTACGGCTACTCCTGCATGGGCTACGAGATCCCGGCCGCGCTCGGCGTCCAGCAGGCCGCCCCCGGCACGCCCGTGTGGGCGCTGGTGGGCGACGGCACCTACCTGATGATGCCGACGGAGATCGTCACCGCCGTGCAGGAGAACCTGCCGGTGAAACTGGTCCTGGTCCAGAACCACGGCTACGCCTCCATCGGCGGCCTGTCGGAGGCGGTCGGCGCGGAGCGGTTCGGCACGGCCTACCGCCACCGCGCCGCCGACGGCACCTTCACCGGCCCCCCGCTCCCCGTCGACCTCGCCGCCAACGCCGCCAGCCTCGGCATGGAGGTGCTGCGCGCCAAGACCGTGCGGGAGCTGCGCGAGGCACTGGCCGCGGCGCGCGCCGCCGACCGTCCCACCTGCGTCTACGTGGAGACCGACCCCGCGCCGACCGCTCCCGGGGCGCAGGCGTGGTGGGACGTGCCGGTCGCCGAGGTGTCCGGCCGGGAAGCCGCCGCGGCCGCGCGCGCACGCTACGAGGAGCAGGCCGCCACCCGCCGCCGCCATCTGTGA
- a CDS encoding amidohydrolase family protein, protein MTVPETPGFVDVHAHFVTDSYVRQARAAGHELPDGMPAWPGWSAAAHLELMDRNGIGTSFLSVSSPGVHFGDDAAARRLAREVNEDAARVAADHPGRFGFFASLPLPDVDGALTEIAYAFDELGADGVVLETNTHGVYLGDERLEPVLAELGRRRAVVFLHPTSPVCWERSALGRPRPMVEFVFDTARTVTDLLMAGTLERHPGLEVIVPHCGGALPVLADRLNGFMKLFLAQEGATAPDAVEQLRRLHYDMAGPAFPRQVPALLGLVGPERLLYGSDYCWTPEHGVDAHIASVTAAPVPVEGASWQSLTTANARRLLPRRLAR, encoded by the coding sequence ATGACCGTGCCCGAGACCCCCGGCTTCGTCGACGTCCACGCCCACTTCGTCACCGACTCCTACGTCCGGCAGGCGCGGGCCGCCGGCCATGAGCTGCCGGACGGCATGCCGGCCTGGCCCGGCTGGTCCGCCGCGGCCCATCTGGAGCTGATGGACCGCAACGGCATCGGCACCTCGTTCCTGTCCGTCTCCTCGCCCGGCGTGCACTTCGGCGACGACGCCGCGGCCCGGCGCCTGGCCCGCGAGGTGAACGAGGACGCCGCCCGCGTCGCCGCCGACCACCCCGGCCGCTTCGGCTTCTTCGCCTCGCTCCCGCTGCCCGACGTGGACGGCGCCCTGACGGAGATCGCGTACGCCTTCGACGAACTGGGCGCGGACGGCGTGGTGCTGGAGACCAACACCCACGGCGTGTACCTGGGCGACGAGCGCCTGGAGCCCGTCCTCGCCGAACTCGGCCGCCGCCGCGCCGTGGTCTTCCTGCACCCGACCTCGCCCGTCTGCTGGGAGCGGTCGGCCCTCGGACGGCCGCGCCCGATGGTCGAGTTCGTCTTCGACACCGCCCGCACCGTCACCGACCTGCTCATGGCGGGCACCCTCGAACGCCATCCGGGCCTGGAGGTCATCGTCCCGCACTGCGGCGGCGCCCTGCCGGTGCTCGCCGACCGCCTCAACGGCTTCATGAAGCTCTTCCTGGCCCAGGAGGGAGCCACCGCCCCCGACGCGGTGGAGCAACTGCGCCGCCTGCACTACGACATGGCCGGCCCCGCCTTCCCGCGTCAGGTGCCCGCCCTGCTCGGTCTCGTCGGCCCCGAGCGGCTGCTGTACGGCAGCGACTACTGCTGGACCCCGGAGCACGGTGTCGACGCCCACATCGCCTCCGTCACCGCCGCCCCCGTCCCGGTGGAGGGCGCGAGCTGGCAGTCCCTGACCACGGCCAACGCCCGCCGGCTGCTGCCCCGCCGCCTCGCCCGCTGA